One genomic segment of Aquipluma nitroreducens includes these proteins:
- a CDS encoding glucosamine-6-phosphate deaminase — protein sequence MEIVISETKQELGQKAAQRGAELIRKAILERGEANIIVATGASQFEMLGELVKEDIDWSVVTGFHLDEYIGIPETHPASFRKYLKERFVDIVSPKEFIYVNGSVNPYEECARLGELIGKHPIDVAFVGIGENSHLAFNDPPADFETDKAYLVVNLDEDCRRQQMGEGWFPTIDDVPQQAISMSIKQIMKSGAIICSVPDARKAKAVFNTIYGEISPATPASIMRNHPQAFLFLDLPAASEIRERMS from the coding sequence ATGGAAATAGTAATTTCAGAAACCAAGCAGGAACTTGGTCAAAAAGCAGCCCAACGGGGCGCTGAATTAATCAGGAAAGCTATCCTTGAAAGAGGCGAAGCAAATATCATTGTCGCCACGGGGGCATCCCAGTTCGAGATGCTCGGCGAACTGGTCAAAGAAGATATTGACTGGTCAGTGGTGACCGGCTTTCATCTGGATGAATACATCGGGATACCTGAAACGCACCCTGCATCGTTCCGCAAATATCTGAAAGAACGGTTCGTGGATATTGTTTCCCCGAAAGAATTTATTTACGTGAATGGCAGTGTCAATCCGTATGAAGAATGTGCCCGCCTGGGCGAGCTGATCGGAAAACACCCGATTGATGTGGCTTTTGTGGGTATTGGCGAAAACAGCCACTTAGCGTTTAACGATCCGCCTGCCGATTTTGAAACCGACAAGGCTTACCTTGTTGTCAATCTGGACGAAGATTGTCGCCGCCAGCAAATGGGCGAAGGCTGGTTCCCGACTATCGACGATGTTCCCCAACAAGCTATCAGCATGTCGATCAAACAGATCATGAAATCGGGCGCCATCATTTGCAGCGTTCCCGATGCCCGTAAGGCAAAGGCAGTATTCAATACCATTTACGGCGAAATTTCACCGGCAACTCCGGCAAGTATCATGCGTAACCACCCACAAGCTTTCTTGTTTCTTGATTTACCTGCTGCTTCGGAAATCCGGGAAAGAATGTCGTGA
- the nagA gene encoding N-acetylglucosamine-6-phosphate deacetylase, giving the protein MGSDNSLLKIYNGRVVVPSGIIKNATVIIREGNIETVAEGDLEVAGATGIDAKGQYIAPGLVDIQINGFLGIDFSDQEITIDDLRKATKALWRVGVTTFLPTVITNSQASLKKSFSLLSVIFDDQETGKSMPGFHLEGPYISPVQGYRGAHLEKYIRQPDWDEFAELQKAARGRIKLITMAPEVNGAIAFIEKCAEIGVVVALGHHNGSTKDIQQAAESGASMATHLGNGCANMIDRHNNPIWPQLADDRIAISIIADGFHLNKEEVQCFYKMKGLDKTILVSDALDLAGLPPGEYTRVERVVVLTPDVVKFPAENVLAGAASPLVSCVSNMMKFTGCSLENAIQMATVNPARLVGLKDIGEIKQGKRADLILFTIEDGRIVIQKTLLAGEEVYSNNQ; this is encoded by the coding sequence ATGGGTTCGGATAATAGCTTGTTGAAGATATATAACGGTCGGGTTGTAGTTCCGTCAGGTATTATTAAAAATGCCACGGTTATTATACGTGAAGGTAATATTGAAACGGTTGCTGAAGGTGACCTTGAGGTAGCAGGAGCAACCGGGATCGATGCAAAAGGTCAATATATTGCGCCTGGGTTGGTTGATATCCAGATCAATGGCTTTTTAGGCATCGATTTCTCTGATCAGGAAATAACCATCGACGACCTTCGGAAGGCAACAAAAGCGCTGTGGAGGGTTGGGGTTACCACTTTTCTTCCTACAGTAATTACGAATTCACAGGCAAGTCTGAAAAAGAGTTTTTCGCTGCTTTCGGTAATCTTTGATGATCAGGAAACCGGAAAGTCAATGCCTGGCTTCCACCTGGAGGGACCTTACATTTCGCCTGTTCAGGGGTACCGGGGCGCACACCTGGAAAAGTATATCCGGCAACCCGATTGGGACGAGTTTGCGGAACTGCAAAAAGCTGCCCGTGGCCGCATCAAACTGATAACCATGGCTCCGGAAGTGAATGGGGCCATTGCGTTTATTGAAAAATGCGCCGAAATTGGAGTGGTGGTGGCTTTGGGGCACCACAACGGTTCGACCAAAGACATTCAACAGGCTGCCGAATCCGGGGCATCAATGGCGACCCACCTTGGAAACGGATGTGCCAATATGATTGACAGGCACAATAACCCGATCTGGCCGCAATTGGCCGACGACAGGATTGCCATATCCATTATTGCCGACGGGTTTCACCTGAACAAAGAAGAAGTGCAGTGCTTTTATAAAATGAAGGGACTGGATAAAACCATCCTGGTGTCGGACGCTTTGGATCTTGCCGGCCTTCCGCCCGGCGAATACACCCGTGTGGAAAGGGTCGTTGTTTTGACGCCAGACGTGGTCAAATTCCCGGCAGAAAATGTGCTGGCCGGAGCCGCAAGCCCTCTGGTGTCCTGCGTTTCGAACATGATGAAATTTACGGGTTGTAGCCTGGAGAATGCCATTCAGATGGCAACTGTCAATCCGGCAAGGTTGGTTGGGTTGAAGGATATTGGAGAAATAAAACAAGGCAAACGCGCCGACCTGATCCTGTTCACCATTGAGGACGGCAGGATTGTGATTCAGAAAACATTATTGGCAGGTGAGGAAGTATATTCAAATAATCAATAA
- a CDS encoding sugar MFS transporter, producing MRKKIEVVHAGSLSTRDTVISIIIIALLFFIFGFTTWINAILIPYFKISCELNNALSLLVAFAFYIAYFVMSIPAAHLLEKVGFKKGIMIGFWIMALGALIFVPAALTRTYWIFLLGLFSIGTGLSILQPAGNTYITMIGSKERAAQRMSIMGVCNKSAGIIAPLLLAAAILRPTDTELFKQLPLMDEVTRNAALDELVRRVIVPYSVMAVILFGLGLMIRYSILPEIDTNTENPAVAGANSSKTSIVQFPHLILGGVAIFLHVGSQVVGINTIIGYAQSLGLPLLEAKVFPSYILGITMFGFLSGIVLIPKFINHLRVLRICTTSAAVLTLLFFVAHGQVNFLDHTTDLSIWVLVILGLSNSLMYSTIWPLALNGLGRFTKMGGSILVMGLSGSAIVPLIYGYFADLYNPRAAYWVLLPCYIYLIYYAWYGYRIKRWSLKETVLA from the coding sequence ATGAGAAAAAAGATAGAAGTAGTACATGCCGGTTCATTGTCCACACGCGATACAGTTATATCCATAATAATCATTGCCTTATTGTTTTTTATTTTCGGGTTTACAACCTGGATCAACGCGATATTGATACCGTATTTTAAAATTTCGTGCGAACTGAATAATGCCCTGTCGTTATTGGTCGCCTTTGCTTTTTACATCGCCTATTTTGTCATGTCCATACCAGCAGCACACTTGTTGGAGAAAGTTGGTTTTAAAAAGGGGATCATGATCGGTTTCTGGATCATGGCCCTTGGCGCCCTGATTTTTGTGCCTGCCGCGCTGACCCGTACTTATTGGATATTCCTTTTGGGTCTCTTCTCCATTGGAACAGGCCTGTCTATATTGCAGCCAGCAGGCAACACTTACATCACCATGATCGGCTCGAAAGAAAGGGCTGCACAGCGGATGAGTATCATGGGCGTATGTAATAAATCTGCGGGAATCATTGCCCCGTTATTATTGGCTGCTGCAATCCTCCGTCCGACCGACACCGAGCTATTCAAACAGTTGCCACTCATGGACGAAGTAACAAGAAATGCTGCCCTGGATGAGTTGGTTCGACGAGTGATTGTTCCTTATTCGGTTATGGCAGTTATCCTTTTCGGACTAGGCCTGATGATCAGGTATTCCATCCTGCCTGAAATAGATACCAATACTGAAAATCCTGCTGTTGCTGGTGCAAATTCAAGTAAGACCAGCATTGTTCAATTTCCGCATCTTATATTGGGAGGAGTGGCCATATTTCTCCATGTAGGATCGCAGGTTGTCGGGATCAACACCATCATTGGTTATGCCCAATCGTTGGGTTTACCATTATTGGAAGCAAAAGTCTTCCCGTCGTATATCTTGGGCATCACGATGTTTGGGTTTTTATCGGGCATTGTGCTCATTCCAAAATTTATTAACCATCTCCGTGTACTGCGTATCTGTACTACATCGGCCGCAGTGCTAACCCTGTTGTTTTTCGTCGCACACGGGCAGGTAAATTTCCTTGACCATACTACAGACCTATCAATATGGGTTTTGGTGATTTTAGGCCTTTCCAATTCATTGATGTATTCTACGATCTGGCCTTTGGCGCTCAACGGATTGGGGCGGTTTACAAAAATGGGGGGATCGATCCTGGTTATGGGATTAAGCGGAAGCGCTATAGTACCGCTTATCTACGGGTATTTTGCTGACCTTTACAATCCCCGTGCTGCATACTGGGTGCTCTTGCCATGTTATATTTACCTGATTTATTACGCCTGGTACGGCTATCGAATCAAGCGCTGGTCGTTGAAAGAAACAGTATTGGCATAA
- a CDS encoding right-handed parallel beta-helix repeat-containing protein has product MKTNYKKLFGNLPLISIFLVVFFMSSSSIAPVEVRVAEFGAVPGDGKDDSKSIMAAIEHAKTKGIHSVRFDAGVYEFKGLSGWEDSERGKSTCYISLHDVSDLELTGEVDGQGNPATFWVKDNDLKEGQPAMLSVERGSNLTMRNIAVDLAPYYYSAGKVISINGDAVTIEVLQGHPVVDGQKAYIMGLYDFEARKAKIVRLTWDSNLPQWYVSGNKNSRNMTMNFKALAQSCQVGDGVFWFQGNYTGSILSFRGINGLLLENVHVLNGHGFPITNNFCHNITYRKVSIKPEGNRIATVCRDGFKIHCASGKVLMDGIHIEGCLGDDGQNIHGDWLAVAQKKSDKQLLVHAGRTILTSGKEVVLLDDQFHPAWRSRVVDCVPDDRDMLITFADPVPEWVHEKTPVEPQEWLPDSFHITNSVYRSTGRFGVLLKSSNTLIENSLFENNVAGIHIGGEWSWGYWLESTNPQHVEIRNCTFRDNHLEMRFAGQRMDMAISIASWTNPDKLGKPSEVLSGLMRDIRIHDNLFENESICVSLKNCSDVWFWNNTIKNCETDLLIDGKTTENINRSAK; this is encoded by the coding sequence ATGAAAACCAACTACAAAAAACTATTTGGAAATTTACCCCTGATAAGTATTTTTCTTGTTGTTTTTTTTATGAGTTCATCTTCAATTGCTCCTGTTGAAGTTCGCGTGGCAGAATTCGGTGCGGTGCCCGGAGACGGCAAAGATGACTCAAAATCGATCATGGCTGCTATTGAACATGCAAAGACGAAAGGCATACATTCAGTACGTTTTGATGCCGGTGTTTATGAGTTCAAAGGGCTCTCCGGCTGGGAAGATTCAGAAAGAGGGAAAAGCACCTGCTATATTTCATTGCACGATGTTTCCGATTTGGAATTAACCGGTGAAGTTGATGGTCAGGGTAACCCGGCGACATTCTGGGTGAAGGACAACGACCTTAAGGAAGGACAGCCAGCGATGCTATCTGTTGAACGTGGTTCCAATCTTACCATGCGTAATATTGCCGTTGACCTGGCGCCTTATTATTATTCGGCTGGCAAAGTTATTTCAATAAATGGAGACGCCGTCACTATCGAAGTGCTTCAAGGTCATCCGGTTGTCGATGGACAAAAAGCTTATATCATGGGGCTGTATGATTTTGAAGCACGTAAAGCGAAGATTGTTCGTCTAACCTGGGATTCCAATCTCCCTCAATGGTACGTTTCGGGGAACAAAAATAGCAGGAATATGACGATGAACTTTAAAGCGCTGGCACAGTCGTGCCAGGTGGGCGATGGGGTCTTCTGGTTCCAGGGAAATTATACCGGGTCGATACTTAGTTTCAGGGGCATCAATGGCCTTTTATTGGAAAATGTACATGTTTTGAATGGACATGGGTTTCCTATTACCAACAACTTTTGCCACAATATTACCTACCGTAAGGTAAGTATTAAACCTGAAGGAAACCGGATAGCCACTGTATGTCGCGATGGGTTCAAAATCCATTGTGCTTCTGGAAAAGTGCTGATGGATGGGATACATATCGAAGGATGCTTGGGAGACGATGGGCAAAACATACATGGGGACTGGCTTGCGGTGGCACAAAAGAAATCTGACAAGCAACTACTAGTTCATGCTGGCAGGACCATTTTGACGTCCGGCAAGGAAGTGGTTTTGCTCGATGATCAGTTCCATCCAGCCTGGCGCTCGAGGGTTGTAGATTGTGTCCCTGATGACAGGGATATGCTGATAACCTTTGCTGATCCGGTTCCGGAGTGGGTCCATGAAAAAACCCCGGTAGAACCGCAGGAATGGCTGCCGGATTCATTCCACATCACAAACTCTGTTTATCGGAGTACAGGCAGGTTCGGCGTATTACTGAAATCATCCAACACATTGATCGAGAATAGTTTGTTTGAAAATAACGTTGCAGGAATCCACATAGGCGGAGAATGGAGCTGGGGCTATTGGCTCGAGTCTACCAATCCACAGCATGTTGAAATAAGGAATTGCACGTTTAGGGACAACCATCTAGAAATGCGTTTTGCCGGACAAAGGATGGATATGGCAATCAGTATTGCCAGTTGGACCAATCCGGATAAATTAGGGAAGCCTTCTGAAGTCCTGTCGGGTCTAATGCGTGATATCCGTATCCATGACAACCTATTCGAAAATGAATCGATTTGTGTCAGTCTGAAGAATTGCAGTGACGTCTGGTTCTGGAACAACACGATTAAAAATTGTGAAACGGACTTGCTTATTGATGGAAAAACGACTGAAAATATCAACCGTTCCGCTAAATAA
- a CDS encoding glycoside hydrolase family 3 C-terminal domain-containing protein, whose protein sequence is MPKPAQESTERNNGKVNNQEYNHFAHTDDNVALYKNPNLPIEQRVDDLLSRMTLKEKVGQMNMPCGYKKGIGWGVEVGMECIFRLFTPEERAKQMEGCRKLARGNHNDEIGPIGGFFTIADRIVYEGTQKQAEFFNELQKIAVEETRLGIPLLNTEEGTHGFMCAGGTVFPEGLAIASTWNMEMVKNIYSVVAKEGRGTGAHMLSTLVIEPNRDPRMGRNQEGYSEDPYMCSEIARNIVEAIQGYDISKNDKAVTVFTAYPGQSEPASGLERGAMEISERKLRQVFLPPWVTAIKEGGALSVMAQYPAVDDVVTHGSEFLLKKVLREEMGFEGVVLSEGDGISTIRGEYMAKTQKKAGQIAVMAGVDVGISLEEAYMGALVKSVEEGEVPMSAIDNAVRHILKLKFKLGLFENPYVDPAFATKIVHSKEHIDLALQAAREGIVLLKNNKSILPLKKNMGSIAVIGPNADAPMNQLGDYIPQVIPQHIVTPLEGIRNKVSPGTKITYVKGCDIMGDKLNEIDKAVKAAKSADIAIVVVGESGNETNGEGRDMASLDLTGLQENLLEAVHATGTPTILVLINGRPLSVRWAAENSPAIVEAWMCGEQGGNAIAEVLFGDYNPSGRLPVSVPRHSGQLPVYYNHSKSKWEQYKDMSALPLYEFGYGLSYTTFEYSNLKIQPQQLLSGGETEIALDVKNTGTRSGEEVVQLYTSDVLSSVTTPIKELKRFKKLKLEPGEKQTVTFRLLPKDLALLNGDMHWVVEPGTFRVMVGSSSEDIRLKGEFEVKE, encoded by the coding sequence ATGCCTAAACCCGCTCAGGAATCTACCGAAAGGAATAATGGAAAAGTAAATAATCAGGAATACAATCATTTTGCGCACACGGATGACAATGTTGCTTTATACAAGAACCCTAATCTACCAATCGAACAAAGGGTAGACGACTTGCTTTCGCGCATGACGCTGAAAGAAAAAGTTGGGCAGATGAACATGCCCTGCGGATATAAAAAGGGCATTGGGTGGGGCGTAGAAGTAGGTATGGAATGCATTTTCAGGCTGTTTACGCCTGAAGAGCGGGCCAAACAAATGGAAGGGTGCAGAAAACTTGCCCGTGGAAACCACAACGATGAAATAGGACCGATAGGTGGCTTTTTTACCATTGCTGACAGGATTGTTTATGAAGGCACACAAAAACAAGCCGAATTTTTTAACGAACTCCAAAAAATAGCCGTAGAAGAAACCCGTTTGGGAATCCCACTGCTGAACACCGAGGAAGGGACACACGGCTTTATGTGCGCGGGAGGCACTGTTTTCCCCGAAGGCCTGGCCATTGCCAGTACCTGGAACATGGAAATGGTAAAAAATATTTACAGTGTAGTGGCCAAAGAAGGAAGGGGCACTGGCGCCCATATGCTTTCCACGCTGGTAATTGAACCAAACAGAGACCCGAGAATGGGCCGGAACCAGGAAGGATATTCAGAAGATCCTTACATGTGCTCTGAAATTGCCAGGAATATTGTAGAAGCAATACAAGGATACGATATTTCCAAAAATGATAAAGCCGTAACCGTATTTACAGCATATCCCGGGCAAAGCGAACCAGCCAGCGGGCTTGAAAGAGGAGCCATGGAAATCTCCGAGAGAAAACTACGACAGGTGTTCTTGCCCCCTTGGGTTACCGCCATAAAAGAAGGCGGGGCCCTTTCAGTAATGGCCCAATACCCTGCGGTTGACGATGTGGTAACGCATGGTTCTGAATTCCTGCTAAAAAAAGTGCTTCGTGAAGAAATGGGTTTTGAGGGAGTAGTATTAAGCGAAGGTGACGGCATAAGCACCATACGGGGCGAATACATGGCGAAAACGCAGAAAAAGGCGGGCCAGATAGCCGTAATGGCTGGTGTTGATGTGGGTATTTCGCTTGAAGAAGCTTACATGGGCGCTCTTGTTAAAAGTGTTGAGGAAGGCGAAGTCCCAATGAGCGCCATAGATAACGCAGTACGGCATATCCTGAAACTGAAATTCAAACTGGGCTTGTTCGAAAACCCGTATGTCGACCCCGCTTTTGCCACAAAAATTGTCCACAGCAAAGAACACATTGACCTTGCACTGCAAGCCGCCAGAGAAGGGATTGTACTGCTAAAAAACAATAAGAGCATTTTGCCACTGAAAAAAAATATGGGTTCCATTGCTGTGATCGGCCCGAACGCAGATGCCCCCATGAACCAGTTGGGCGATTATATCCCGCAGGTTATACCACAGCACATTGTTACACCTCTGGAAGGTATCAGGAATAAAGTTTCTCCCGGAACAAAAATTACCTATGTAAAAGGCTGCGATATTATGGGCGACAAATTAAACGAGATCGACAAAGCCGTGAAAGCCGCGAAAAGCGCCGATATTGCCATTGTGGTAGTCGGGGAATCCGGAAATGAAACCAATGGAGAAGGCAGAGACATGGCCAGCCTGGATTTGACCGGCCTACAGGAAAACCTGCTCGAAGCCGTACATGCCACGGGAACGCCCACCATTCTTGTGCTAATAAATGGCAGGCCTTTATCAGTTCGATGGGCTGCCGAAAATTCTCCGGCCATAGTAGAAGCCTGGATGTGCGGAGAGCAGGGCGGCAATGCAATTGCAGAAGTGCTTTTTGGCGATTATAATCCCAGTGGGCGGCTCCCCGTTTCGGTGCCGCGCCATTCCGGTCAGCTACCGGTATATTACAACCATTCCAAAAGCAAATGGGAACAATACAAGGACATGTCGGCGCTCCCCCTGTACGAATTCGGGTACGGGCTGAGCTACACAACATTTGAATACAGTAACCTTAAAATTCAACCGCAGCAATTACTCTCAGGAGGGGAAACAGAAATAGCCCTCGACGTAAAAAATACCGGTACCCGCAGTGGGGAAGAGGTCGTACAACTATACACCAGTGATGTTTTAAGCAGTGTTACCACACCCATCAAAGAACTTAAACGTTTCAAAAAACTAAAACTTGAACCGGGAGAAAAACAAACGGTAACTTTCAGGCTTCTTCCCAAAGACCTGGCACTTCTTAACGGGGATATGCACTGGGTAGTAGAGCCGGGAACTTTCCGCGTGATGGTGGGAAGCTCGTCAGAAGATATTCGGCTGAAAGGAGAATTTGAAGTGAAGGAATAA
- a CDS encoding alpha-L-rhamnosidase-related protein, whose protein sequence is MNKCIVFILLSMLAFEVNAQLPAFFKDDSLLKTRSTKIVRKYLSPQRIVWTSDKSGNQVKNANAILNPGNGQPELIKGEYLKLVSHGDSYPGILLDFGREIHGGLSIITSIGNDKQMGRVRIRFGESVSEAMSDIGQNNATNDHAMRDFVISMPWLGGIEVGNTGFRFVRIDLIDPDKSIEIKEISASFSYLDIPYLGSFISSDERLNSIWMTGAYTVHLNMQDYLWDGIKRDRLVWIGDMHPEVMTINSVFGFNEVVPKSLDLIRDQTPLPDWMNTISSYSIWWILIQHDWFYYQGDLKYLKEQQKYLAALLHQLSTKIDSDGKEMLDGLRFLDWPSSVNQAAIHAGLQSLMVMAFQNGLDLCRFLGDTETTELCQSSLEKLRKHIPNMAGSKQAAALLALSGLVSPEKSNSELLSKNGVHNMSTFYGYYMLKARALDGDYQGALDNIREYWGGMLDLGATTFWEDFNIDWMKNAGRIDELVPEGKADIHGDFGDYCYKGFRHSLCHGWASGPTSWLSQYVLGIEVLEPGCKTIRIKPNLGDLKWVRGTFPTPYGILSVSHQRMDDGQVKTSYQAPKEINVLLEK, encoded by the coding sequence ATGAATAAATGTATAGTTTTTATCCTTTTATCAATGCTCGCCTTCGAGGTAAATGCGCAGTTACCAGCGTTTTTTAAGGACGATTCGCTCCTTAAGACCCGATCGACCAAAATCGTGAGGAAATATCTTTCGCCCCAAAGGATTGTGTGGACTTCAGATAAGTCAGGTAATCAAGTAAAAAATGCCAATGCCATTTTAAATCCCGGTAATGGCCAACCTGAATTAATCAAAGGGGAATACCTCAAATTGGTTAGTCACGGGGATTCGTATCCTGGTATTTTACTTGACTTTGGCAGAGAGATTCACGGAGGGCTTTCGATAATTACATCGATTGGAAATGATAAACAAATGGGAAGGGTGCGTATTCGTTTTGGTGAATCGGTAAGCGAGGCAATGAGTGATATAGGCCAAAATAATGCGACGAACGACCATGCTATGCGCGATTTTGTTATTTCTATGCCCTGGCTGGGAGGTATTGAGGTTGGGAACACGGGATTTCGCTTTGTTCGGATCGATTTGATCGACCCGGACAAAAGCATTGAGATAAAAGAAATCAGCGCCTCCTTTTCATACCTGGACATACCTTACCTCGGATCATTCATCTCCAGCGATGAACGATTAAATAGTATATGGATGACAGGGGCTTATACCGTTCATTTAAACATGCAGGACTATTTGTGGGACGGCATCAAGCGTGATCGTTTAGTCTGGATTGGAGATATGCACCCTGAAGTAATGACAATTAATTCAGTATTTGGGTTCAATGAAGTTGTGCCTAAAAGTCTTGATTTGATCCGGGACCAGACCCCGCTTCCTGACTGGATGAATACCATTAGCTCATACTCAATATGGTGGATACTCATCCAGCATGACTGGTTTTATTACCAGGGTGATTTAAAATATCTTAAGGAGCAACAAAAGTATCTGGCAGCTTTGTTACATCAGTTGTCAACTAAAATAGATTCGGACGGAAAAGAGATGCTCGATGGCTTGCGGTTTCTTGATTGGCCATCAAGCGTAAACCAAGCCGCCATTCATGCCGGTTTGCAGTCGCTGATGGTAATGGCTTTTCAAAATGGATTGGATCTGTGCCGTTTTTTGGGTGATACTGAAACAACTGAGCTTTGTCAATCGTCGCTTGAAAAGCTCCGCAAGCATATACCAAACATGGCCGGATCAAAGCAAGCGGCGGCCTTGCTTGCGCTTTCGGGACTCGTATCTCCTGAAAAATCAAACTCGGAACTCTTGTCGAAGAACGGGGTACATAATATGTCAACCTTCTATGGGTATTATATGCTGAAAGCACGGGCATTGGACGGTGATTATCAGGGCGCTTTGGATAATATCCGGGAATATTGGGGAGGAATGCTCGACCTCGGGGCTACTACATTCTGGGAAGATTTTAATATTGATTGGATGAAAAATGCCGGACGGATCGATGAACTGGTTCCTGAAGGAAAAGCCGACATTCACGGAGATTTTGGGGATTATTGCTATAAAGGATTCCGACATAGCTTATGCCACGGTTGGGCATCAGGGCCCACCAGTTGGCTATCACAATATGTGTTGGGAATTGAGGTGTTGGAACCAGGCTGTAAAACAATCCGGATTAAACCGAATTTAGGGGATTTGAAATGGGTAAGAGGAACATTTCCAACTCCATATGGGATATTATCTGTTTCCCATCAACGAATGGACGATGGCCAAGTAAAAACATCTTACCAGGCCCCCAAAGAAATAAACGTATTATTAGAAAAGTAA